The proteins below come from a single Parazoarcus communis genomic window:
- a CDS encoding aromatic-ring-hydroxylating dioxygenase subunit beta, translated as MAMQLLDRTIDVSTSPVTPASISAEQQRAVELFLFHEVRLLDERRFSEWLALWSEDGRYWVPRFHDQLNPFEQISLFWEDRMLREVRVRRVENARNWSQQPPTRSAHVIGNITIEGADAAGNLIVRSTFQLTEWRSEQRQLAGVVFHKLAAVDDGWEIVLKRVNLVNCDAVFANLEVFI; from the coding sequence ATGGCCATGCAACTGCTTGATCGCACTATTGATGTTTCAACGTCGCCGGTCACACCGGCATCGATATCCGCAGAGCAACAGCGCGCTGTAGAACTGTTTCTCTTCCATGAAGTGCGCCTGCTCGACGAACGGCGTTTTTCCGAATGGCTGGCGCTCTGGTCCGAGGATGGCCGTTATTGGGTGCCGCGCTTCCACGACCAGCTCAACCCCTTCGAGCAGATCTCCCTGTTCTGGGAAGACAGGATGCTGCGGGAGGTAAGGGTCCGGCGTGTTGAAAATGCCCGCAACTGGTCACAGCAACCGCCAACACGCAGTGCGCATGTCATCGGCAACATCACCATCGAAGGGGCTGACGCCGCGGGCAATCTGATTGTGCGGTCGACCTTCCAGCTCACTGAATGGCGGTCGGAGCAGCGTCAGCTCGCGGGGGTGGTGTTCCACAAGCTCGCTGCGGTCGACGATGGATGGGAGATCGTGCTCAAACGGGTGAACCTCGTGAATTGCGATGCCGTGTTCGCCAATCTGGAGGTTTTCATTTGA
- a CDS encoding SDR family oxidoreductase, whose product MTDTDIRTQTRLDGKIAIVTGATQGLGADIARSLAKAGAQVFLVGRGRAAGEAVAAEIGPVATFVETDITDDGAIDACIKQVIQRFGRLDLLVNNACSYDDQGLASSRAQWLSTLNVNLVSAAIFTQKAAERMTRGGVVINLGSTGGKFGADGRAIYPASKAAIIQVTKNFAVTLAPLGVRVLSVSPAWTWSPAVERMSGGSTAVADAVGAHFHPLGRVGRGEEIGRVIAFAASEEASWMTGSDLSVDGGFSILGPDQGISPRTWFDRLANGDADKGG is encoded by the coding sequence ATGACGGATACGGACATTCGAACCCAAACGCGTCTCGACGGAAAGATCGCCATCGTGACTGGTGCAACCCAGGGCCTCGGTGCGGATATCGCACGCTCACTGGCCAAGGCTGGTGCGCAGGTGTTTCTGGTTGGCCGCGGGCGCGCCGCGGGTGAAGCGGTGGCGGCGGAGATTGGACCGGTGGCCACCTTTGTCGAGACCGACATCACCGACGATGGTGCGATCGACGCCTGCATCAAACAGGTGATCCAGCGTTTTGGGCGTCTCGACCTGCTGGTGAACAATGCCTGCAGTTACGACGATCAGGGCTTGGCATCTTCCCGGGCGCAGTGGCTGAGTACGCTCAACGTAAACCTGGTCTCCGCCGCGATATTCACGCAGAAGGCGGCCGAGCGGATGACGCGGGGCGGTGTCGTGATCAACTTGGGCAGTACAGGGGGAAAGTTTGGTGCTGACGGGCGGGCGATCTATCCCGCATCAAAGGCAGCGATCATCCAGGTCACGAAGAATTTCGCCGTTACGCTGGCGCCGCTGGGAGTCCGGGTGCTGTCGGTATCGCCGGCTTGGACCTGGTCGCCGGCAGTCGAGCGCATGAGCGGTGGTTCAACCGCGGTGGCGGATGCGGTGGGCGCGCACTTCCATCCGCTCGGTCGTGTGGGCCGTGGTGAAGAGATCGGCCGCGTGATCGCATTTGCAGCCAGCGAAGAGGCCTCATGGATGACAGGGTCGGATCTGTCCGTCGATGGTGGCTTCTCCATTCTCGGGCCCGATCAGGGGATCTCTCCGCGAACCTGGTTCGACCGGTTGGCAAACGGGGATGCGGACAAGGGCGGATGA
- a CDS encoding flavin reductase family protein, translating to MIDSRELRDALGHFATGVTIITTTDAEGQPVGVTVNSFASVSLDPPLVLWSLAKRSYSLPAFTQASGFAIHVLASNQQALSDRFARGAGDKFNGVDTAQGIDGIPLLPGCAAVFECSTAHQYDGGDHLILVGRVRKLHVDDRAPLLFYRGRYASPDKDETNILNLRTNSNTAPDKVAVAANA from the coding sequence ATGATCGACTCACGAGAACTCCGCGACGCGCTGGGGCACTTCGCCACCGGTGTCACCATCATCACCACGACGGACGCAGAAGGGCAGCCCGTCGGGGTCACGGTCAACAGCTTCGCATCGGTGTCACTCGATCCGCCGCTCGTGCTGTGGAGCCTGGCAAAACGCTCGTACAGCCTGCCCGCCTTTACCCAGGCAAGTGGCTTCGCGATCCATGTGCTTGCCAGCAACCAACAGGCGCTGTCAGACCGCTTTGCGCGCGGCGCGGGCGACAAGTTCAACGGCGTCGACACCGCCCAAGGCATCGACGGCATTCCGCTGCTCCCGGGTTGCGCGGCCGTGTTCGAATGCAGCACCGCGCACCAGTACGACGGCGGCGATCATCTGATCCTGGTCGGACGGGTGCGCAAGCTGCATGTCGACGACCGCGCGCCGCTGCTGTTCTATCGCGGCCGCTATGCGTCACCCGATAAGGATGAAACGAACATCCTGAATCTGCGCACGAACAGCAACACGGCGCCAGACAAAGTGGCCGTCGCGGCAAACGCATGA
- a CDS encoding isochorismatase family protein, with translation MNTTPVVLALHYQNDVLHPDGRIRIGLGDQDPAREALIAAAGRLLAGARADGWPLIHVRIAFRPDYADLARNTPIFRRTEEIGAVRDGEWGAGFFDTLAPVESKREFVVKHTRISAFYGTQLEQLLQLLGARTLIVAGVATHSVVESTVRDAADRGFDVWVAADACAAADRNVHLASLASMGLIATVTEADRALEKFRGEACT, from the coding sequence TTGAACACCACACCGGTTGTTCTTGCGCTGCATTATCAGAACGATGTTCTGCATCCAGATGGGCGCATCCGGATTGGCCTGGGCGATCAGGACCCCGCTCGTGAGGCCCTGATCGCAGCTGCGGGGCGACTGCTCGCGGGGGCACGCGCCGACGGCTGGCCACTCATTCATGTACGGATCGCGTTCCGGCCGGATTACGCAGACCTTGCACGCAATACGCCAATCTTCCGTCGCACGGAAGAGATCGGTGCGGTGCGTGACGGGGAATGGGGCGCCGGGTTCTTCGATACGCTGGCACCCGTGGAGAGCAAGCGCGAGTTCGTGGTGAAGCACACGCGAATCAGCGCGTTCTACGGCACACAGCTCGAACAGTTGCTGCAGTTGCTGGGCGCCAGAACCCTGATCGTCGCCGGAGTCGCCACCCACTCAGTCGTCGAAAGCACAGTGCGTGACGCCGCCGATCGTGGGTTTGACGTCTGGGTCGCAGCCGATGCCTGCGCCGCGGCGGATCGCAACGTCCATCTGGCATCGCTGGCGAGCATGGGCCTGATTGCTACGGTGACCGAGGCCGACCGTGCGCTTGAGAAGTTTCGTGGGGAGGCATGTACATGA